The sequence GCGATCTCCTCGAGCGGCGCGGAGAACCCCCGCTCCCGGAACACCTGAACCGCCGCATGCAGGATCCGATCGACGTTTCGGCGAGCATCCGCACGGAGAGCTGGCCCACCTAGGGAATCGGACACGACGCTGGCTCCTTCCGGATCGACGACTAACTTGATCTTATCAGTCAAGTTAGTGCAGGATGGATCACCAGAAAGTTGACCACGAGAGTCAACTTCAAGGTGACCGCTCACCTGGCGCTCGGGCAAAGCAGCACGCCAGATCACCGCACGCCGACTTGCCGCCCTGTCGGCAATCCGCAGGCGAGAATCGACTCCTCGACTGCGTCGATGGAAAGGTGGACCGCTCCCGTGTTCGCAGCGACGATCACGGCG comes from Citricoccus muralis and encodes:
- a CDS encoding AAA family ATPase, giving the protein MTGRLVVVSGLPGVGKTSVAVIVAANTGAVHLSIDAVEESILACGLPTGRQVGVR